From the Notolabrus celidotus isolate fNotCel1 chromosome 12, fNotCel1.pri, whole genome shotgun sequence genome, one window contains:
- the LOC117823190 gene encoding neurexophilin 1 has product MKSTCLRAAALLLSLISLVTSADSPSSENSGLRESSKAKVKTYWTESSKAFSISRLLSQTLYDKENFTSLDLNYDGDTDTYSKREQWNWLYNVSTPRDPRSRTKRRPIVKTGKFKKMFGWGDFHSNIKTVKLNLLITGKIVDHGNGTFSVYFRHNSTGQGNVSVGLVPPTKAVEFQVHQPHQQFHHHHQQQQQQQTALETKDTKLFNCRVEYEKVEKGTRNSLCAHDPSQSCPQEQTQSHVSWLCSKPFKVICIFITFYSTDYKLVQKVCPDYNYHSDTPYLPTG; this is encoded by the coding sequence GTTACCAGTGCTGATTCACCAAGTTCAGAAAACTCCGGCTTGAGAGAGAGCTCTAAAGCCAAAGTGAAAACCTACTGGACTGAAAGCAGCAAGGCCTTCTCCATCAGCCGCCTGCTGTCCCAGACGCTCTATGACAAAGAGAACTTCACCTCCCTGGATCTGAACTATGACGGCGACACAGACACTTACTCCAAACGGGAGCAGTGGAACTGGCTTTACAACGTTTCAACCCCCCGAGATCCTCGATCCAGGACGAAGAGGAGACCCATCGTCAAGACTGGAAAGTTCAAGAAGATGTTCGGCTGGGGCGACTTCCACTCCAACATCAAGACGGTGAAGCTCAACCTCCTCATAACTGGGAAAATCGTGGATCATGGCAACGGGACATTCAGTGTCTACTTCCGCCACAACTCCACCGGGCAGGGTAACGTGTCCGTGGGTCTTGTGCCGCCGACAAAAGCCGTGGAGTTCCAGGTCCACCAGCCGCACCAGCAGTTCCACCACcatcaccagcagcagcagcagcagcagacggcTCTCGAGACGAAGGACACCAAGCTCTTCAACTGCAGGGTGGAGTACGAGAAGGTGGAGAAGGGCACCAGGAACTCGCTGTGTGCCCACGACCCGTCGCAGAGCTGCCCACAGGAGCAGACGCAGAGCCACGTGTCCTGGCTGTGCTCCAAGCCCTTCAAAGTCATCTGCATCTTCATCACCTTCTACAGCACCGACTACAAGCTGGTGCAGAAGGTTTGTCCTGACTACAACTACCACAGCGACACCCCTTACCTCCCCACTGGGTGA